One genomic window of Candidatus Nitrospira inopinata includes the following:
- a CDS encoding VanZ family protein: protein MERFRYWGPVCAYAGLIFYLSSQPHPEDQLPSFIGLFSDKILHAVEYAMLGGLFYRAFRWGTNDAVKPWAGLLAVAAASLYGLSDEIHQAFVPNRESSGLDWLADSVGASLGVVTVERFIRWWPKSPAPEPRRR, encoded by the coding sequence ATGGAACGGTTTCGATACTGGGGGCCGGTGTGCGCCTATGCCGGGTTGATTTTCTACCTCTCCTCGCAACCTCACCCGGAAGATCAGCTTCCCTCGTTCATCGGACTCTTCAGCGACAAGATCCTCCACGCGGTGGAGTACGCGATGCTCGGAGGACTGTTCTATCGAGCCTTTCGATGGGGAACCAACGATGCCGTGAAGCCGTGGGCCGGTCTTCTGGCCGTTGCGGCAGCATCTCTCTACGGGCTCAGCGACGAGATTCACCAGGCCTTCGTTCCTAATCGGGAATCAAGCGGGCTGGATTGGCTGGCCGACAGTGTCGGTGCCTCGCTGGGTGTCGTGACGGTCGAGCGCTTCATCCGATGGTGGCCCAAAAGCCCGGCGCCGGAGCCGCGCAGGCGCTGA